One part of the Arachidicoccus terrestris genome encodes these proteins:
- a CDS encoding ribulose-bisphosphate carboxylase large subunit family protein has translation MERIVATYYVETSFDVELAASVLAGEQSSGTFVSVPGETAALKERFAARVESVQILERVGEPAIPSPKAKSGAYNRAYIEVSWSIENFGYNLPVLISTLQGNLYELSQFTGLKLMDIQFPSSYGGHFRGPSFGVAGSRERTNVYGRPMIGTIIKPSIGMTPDDTAALVKTLLHAGIDFIKDDELQASAANSPFEARVDAVMKVINDYAEQTGKKAMYAFNISDELDPMLTHYDYLVKAGATCAMISVNSVGLSGVKKVSDQGALVIHGHRNGWGMLNRHPLLGISFTAYQKLWRLAGIDQLHVNGIQNKFWESDDSVVTSIEACLNSFLSGQNLLPVVSSGQWGGQAFETYRRTKTVDLLYLAGGGILAHPDGPKGGVVALKQAWEGAVNGLAIEDAAKIYPEFAKSLKKFAK, from the coding sequence ATGGAAAGAATCGTAGCTACTTACTATGTAGAAACTTCTTTTGACGTAGAGCTGGCTGCCAGCGTACTCGCCGGTGAGCAGTCGTCGGGTACATTTGTTTCCGTGCCAGGAGAAACGGCGGCATTGAAAGAACGTTTTGCGGCTCGTGTAGAAAGTGTTCAGATTTTGGAGAGGGTAGGGGAGCCTGCCATTCCGAGTCCAAAGGCAAAATCAGGCGCCTATAACCGTGCATATATCGAGGTGTCATGGTCGATTGAAAATTTCGGGTATAATTTACCAGTCCTTATTTCAACGTTGCAAGGAAATCTATATGAGCTCAGCCAGTTTACTGGATTAAAGCTGATGGATATCCAGTTTCCTTCTTCCTATGGCGGCCATTTTAGGGGACCAAGTTTTGGCGTAGCTGGTTCCCGGGAAAGGACGAACGTATATGGGCGCCCAATGATAGGTACTATTATCAAACCAAGCATCGGAATGACGCCCGATGATACAGCTGCATTGGTGAAGACTTTGCTTCATGCAGGAATCGATTTTATCAAAGATGATGAACTGCAGGCTTCCGCGGCTAACTCGCCATTTGAGGCCCGTGTCGATGCTGTGATGAAAGTTATCAATGACTATGCAGAACAGACAGGTAAAAAGGCGATGTATGCCTTCAACATCAGCGACGAACTAGATCCAATGCTAACACATTACGATTATCTGGTTAAGGCGGGAGCAACCTGCGCTATGATCAGTGTGAACAGCGTGGGGCTTTCCGGGGTTAAGAAAGTCTCCGACCAGGGGGCGCTAGTCATACACGGGCATCGCAATGGCTGGGGCATGTTAAATCGTCATCCGTTATTAGGCATTTCATTTACAGCCTATCAGAAACTCTGGCGTTTGGCAGGGATTGATCAGCTGCATGTCAACGGTATTCAGAATAAGTTCTGGGAATCCGATGACTCCGTTGTTACGTCAATAGAGGCTTGCCTAAATTCATTTCTAAGTGGTCAAAATTTGCTACCGGTTGTCTCATCCGGTCAATGGGGAGGCCAGGCTTTTGAAACCTATCGGCGAACAAAGACGGTCGATCTGCTTTATCTGGCTGGTGGAGGGATTTTGGCACATCCGGATGGCCCTAAAGGAGGCGTTGTGGCGTTGAAACAGGCATGGGAAGGGGCCGTAAACGGATTAGCCATTGAAGATGCGGCAAAGATATACCCCGAGTTCGCCAAGTCATTGAAAAAATTCGCCAAATAA
- a CDS encoding 3'(2'),5'-bisphosphate nucleotidase CysQ family protein, giving the protein MSTLIDNLSFAVTAAVKAGAEILQIYRSETAADPEQAETPSVEAGRRALQLIKQTLKETDIPLLSPEGEAFSEAEGSPHALFWLVSVLNDTGDFDKRKRSSEFTTNISLIKNGFPILGVIYAPAMNRLYFGEEVAGSFKLEAQQEKSELANLYEETAKALAENAHNVTKAQQDDTVVAQTVPASVAMGSISAQQLPIDSFLSEGRPYTITASSSESGPETNAFINNKKQQYGNVDIVFVDSSLQFCLVAEGTADIYPSLAPTKVWAAAAGHAIAKFAGCRVIEPQSGSELRYNKENMLNPSFIVER; this is encoded by the coding sequence ATGAGTACATTAATTGACAATTTGTCTTTTGCAGTCACCGCTGCAGTCAAAGCGGGCGCAGAAATTTTGCAGATTTACAGGTCTGAAACAGCTGCAGACCCAGAACAAGCGGAAACGCCATCTGTGGAAGCAGGTCGCAGAGCGCTTCAGTTAATAAAGCAAACGCTGAAGGAAACCGACATCCCATTGCTGAGCCCGGAAGGAGAGGCCTTTTCAGAAGCTGAGGGCAGCCCTCACGCGCTTTTCTGGCTGGTGTCCGTCCTTAACGACACCGGGGACTTCGATAAGAGGAAAAGGAGCAGCGAGTTTACAACGAATATTTCCCTTATCAAGAATGGCTTTCCAATACTGGGTGTAATTTATGCCCCTGCCATGAATAGACTGTACTTCGGCGAAGAAGTTGCAGGAAGTTTTAAACTTGAAGCACAGCAAGAAAAGAGCGAACTTGCCAATCTCTATGAGGAAACTGCAAAGGCTTTGGCGGAGAATGCACATAATGTCACTAAAGCCCAGCAGGATGATACGGTAGTAGCTCAGACAGTTCCAGCATCAGTAGCCATGGGAAGTATATCAGCGCAGCAGTTACCAATAGATTCTTTCCTTTCTGAAGGCAGGCCCTACACCATTACAGCCAGTAGTTCAGAATCTGGTCCGGAAACCAATGCATTCATTAACAATAAAAAACAACAGTATGGAAATGTCGATATCGTCTTCGTGGACAGTTCATTACAATTCTGCCTGGTAGCAGAGGGTACTGCTGACATCTATCCCTCACTGGCGCCAACGAAGGTATGGGCCGCAGCAGCCGGTCACGCCATCGCTAAATTTGCTGGCTGCCGGGTGATAGAACCGCAAAGTGGTTCTGAACTGCGGTATAATAAGGAAAACATGCTAAATCCATCGTTTATAGTGGAACGTTAA
- a CDS encoding 3-keto-disaccharide hydrolase, producing MKSLSLVPLLLIPFFSLFDQVADHTPVRKREVSVTAASRPINLLDETNASKWRGFGAKTLPPGWTISNGMIWVNDKAKHDSSYKGGLDVIFAGQEFRYFELSIDWKIGPGGNSGIYYHVQEGKATPSSVSPEYQLIDDVNYAQMHSKELRSYNSLFKAEHPEQLQDWQKTGADYAMYAPDESKKNLHPVGEWNTTKIVVAPGRTEYWLNGVKLLSFEPWSKDWYARKKAGKWADSENYGIFKSGYIGLQYHGSSLWFKNITVKPLK from the coding sequence ATGAAATCATTATCCTTAGTGCCACTGTTATTGATTCCTTTCTTTAGCCTTTTTGATCAGGTGGCTGATCACACTCCCGTCCGTAAAAGAGAAGTTTCAGTTACTGCTGCTTCCAGGCCCATCAATCTTTTAGATGAAACCAATGCCTCTAAATGGCGTGGATTTGGCGCTAAAACGCTACCGCCCGGGTGGACGATCAGCAATGGAATGATATGGGTGAATGATAAAGCTAAACACGATAGCAGTTACAAAGGCGGTTTGGATGTAATATTCGCGGGCCAAGAGTTCCGGTATTTTGAGCTGTCAATCGATTGGAAAATTGGTCCCGGTGGCAATAGTGGTATTTACTATCATGTGCAGGAGGGAAAAGCTACTCCCTCAAGTGTGAGCCCGGAGTATCAACTAATCGATGATGTAAATTATGCTCAGATGCATAGTAAAGAATTAAGATCTTATAATTCGCTTTTTAAAGCGGAACATCCGGAGCAATTGCAGGACTGGCAGAAGACAGGCGCTGATTATGCCATGTATGCACCTGATGAGTCAAAAAAAAATCTGCATCCAGTTGGCGAATGGAATACGACTAAAATTGTTGTAGCACCCGGCAGAACCGAGTATTGGTTGAATGGCGTGAAGCTTTTGAGTTTTGAACCCTGGTCGAAGGATTGGTATGCACGTAAAAAAGCGGGCAAATGGGCCGATAGTGAAAACTACGGAATTTTTAAATCCGGTTATATTGGTTTGCAATATCACGGGAGTTCCTTGTGGTTCAAAAACATTACTGTGAAACCGCTTAAATAA
- a CDS encoding GNAT family N-acetyltransferase, with protein sequence MKIANRADKELIVDILAKSFEANRSINYIVKQDEKRFERIRILMGYSFEMCYLFGKVLLSIDENACALILYPQKKKSSIRTILLDAKLIFRCVGLRNLKKTLSRESVIKRIQPEVDMVYLWFIGTHPCDQNRGIGTALMSSVIQIATEQHLSIYLETSTLKNLPWYEKFGFEIYDEFNLGYRLFFLRRLFRK encoded by the coding sequence ATGAAAATAGCTAATCGAGCAGACAAAGAATTAATAGTAGATATTCTTGCTAAATCTTTTGAAGCTAATCGAAGTATAAATTATATTGTAAAACAAGATGAAAAGCGTTTTGAAAGAATCCGTATTTTGATGGGTTATTCTTTTGAAATGTGCTATTTGTTCGGTAAGGTGTTACTTTCTATTGATGAAAATGCTTGTGCTCTTATTTTATATCCTCAGAAAAAGAAATCGAGTATTAGGACTATTTTGCTCGATGCCAAATTAATATTTAGGTGTGTCGGGCTTAGAAATTTAAAGAAAACGCTTTCTAGGGAATCAGTTATTAAAAGGATTCAACCTGAGGTGGATATGGTATATTTATGGTTTATCGGTACACACCCATGCGACCAAAATAGAGGTATTGGAACTGCTCTTATGAGCTCGGTTATACAAATAGCAACAGAACAACATCTGTCTATTTATTTAGAGACCTCTACCTTAAAGAACTTGCCGTGGTATGAGAAGTTTGGTTTTGAAATCTATGATGAATTTAACCTGGGCTATCGATTATTTTTTTTGAGAAGATTATTTAGAAAGTAA
- a CDS encoding DUF4372 domain-containing protein: MSFLDNGNVKKLAEENDAERYVKKFSTYNHLIFMLFCF; this comes from the coding sequence ATTTCTTTTTTGGATAACGGAAATGTTAAAAAATTAGCAGAAGAAAATGATGCCGAAAGATATGTAAAGAAGTTTTCGACATACAACCACCTAATTTTTATGCTTTTTTGTTTTTAA
- a CDS encoding ABC transporter ATP-binding protein — translation MNDIFINGLRFKYPKEKHILNGLNMHVKKGAIYGFIGANGAGKSTTIRLILGLLKGHCDEIEVLGENPNASGSKLINNIGFLIDKPVFYNHLTCEENLRLLCKYYNLKTKSIQISLERVGLFDSRKTMYRNCSTGMKQRLAIAKAIVHKPKLLILDEPFNGMDPEWIVQIRLCLQEINSEGVTIFYSSHLLAEMEKLVTDIGIIKNGTMIIENSIKNIVASDSDKIKVRIHVDDAVNIENIELVPGQIELINKPKGNCLLFEISERRHLNKLILNIINHSLIITDIEVIKPNLESFFLNYIA, via the coding sequence ATGAACGACATATTTATTAATGGTTTGAGGTTTAAGTACCCGAAGGAGAAGCATATTTTAAATGGATTAAATATGCATGTCAAGAAGGGCGCGATTTATGGATTTATTGGAGCTAATGGAGCCGGGAAAAGCACAACCATAAGACTGATTCTCGGCTTACTTAAAGGCCATTGCGATGAAATTGAAGTTTTAGGAGAAAACCCTAATGCTTCAGGTTCAAAACTTATAAATAATATTGGGTTTCTTATAGACAAACCTGTCTTCTACAACCACTTGACATGTGAGGAAAATTTAAGATTACTGTGTAAATATTATAATCTTAAAACTAAAAGTATTCAGATCTCACTGGAAAGAGTTGGTTTATTTGATTCTAGAAAGACGATGTATCGAAACTGCTCTACTGGAATGAAGCAAAGATTGGCCATCGCAAAAGCAATCGTACATAAGCCTAAATTATTAATTCTTGATGAGCCTTTTAATGGAATGGATCCGGAATGGATCGTCCAAATTCGGCTTTGTCTTCAGGAAATAAACAGTGAGGGTGTGACAATATTTTACTCAAGCCATTTATTAGCAGAGATGGAAAAATTAGTTACTGATATTGGAATTATCAAAAACGGCACAATGATTATTGAAAATTCTATTAAGAACATAGTCGCATCTGACTCTGACAAAATTAAGGTACGCATACACGTAGACGATGCCGTTAATATTGAGAATATAGAGCTAGTTCCTGGACAAATTGAACTGATTAACAAGCCAAAAGGAAATTGCCTTTTATTTGAAATCAGCGAAAGAAGGCATCTTAATAAATTAATATTGAATATTATAAACCACAGCCTTATAATAACTGATATTGAAGTTATTAAACCGAATCTAGAAAGTTTTTTTCTTAACTATATAGCTTAA
- a CDS encoding ABC transporter permease, with protein sequence MKNILNVEFYKLKRIKSLYLIIILPVILIGMSIYDFAKNVGQMGANSSAGKLFLYHMFLNFFTFFSPFFIALFVFSLVQLEFKNGSWENLLLLARSKSKIYLSKLIVAISMTIIYCLVTYLLFTIAKKGLSVAYPKLLLSGFADWPILVLFLQYTSIYVMLTTFFFNLYLYFENPITSLGIVFFLLVTGLVVMNSKFYIYIPLTYSYKLMQYFNEARYWNEFTRMSILWLIIFLVFGYILFLRFWKAQKS encoded by the coding sequence ATGAAAAATATACTTAATGTAGAATTTTATAAGCTAAAGAGAATCAAGTCCCTCTATTTAATTATTATTTTACCTGTAATTTTAATTGGAATGTCTATTTACGATTTTGCCAAAAATGTAGGCCAAATGGGTGCTAACTCTAGTGCAGGCAAACTTTTTCTTTATCACATGTTTTTAAACTTTTTTACTTTTTTCTCACCTTTTTTTATTGCATTATTTGTTTTTTCCTTGGTGCAATTAGAGTTTAAAAATGGATCCTGGGAAAACCTTCTCTTACTGGCTAGAAGTAAATCTAAAATATACCTTTCAAAACTTATTGTCGCTATAAGTATGACCATTATATATTGTTTAGTAACTTACTTACTTTTTACTATTGCAAAAAAGGGGTTATCCGTTGCATACCCAAAGTTACTACTTAGCGGTTTCGCGGACTGGCCAATTCTAGTTCTATTTCTCCAATATACTTCCATATATGTAATGTTGACAACTTTCTTTTTTAACCTATATTTATACTTCGAAAATCCTATTACTTCCCTTGGCATTGTTTTTTTTCTCTTAGTTACTGGTTTAGTTGTAATGAACTCTAAATTCTATATTTATATCCCTCTTACATACAGTTATAAATTGATGCAATATTTTAATGAAGCCAGGTACTGGAATGAGTTTACTAGAATGTCCATTCTCTGGCTAATCATTTTCCTTGTTTTCGGTTACATCCTATTTTTACGTTTTTGGAAAGCCCAAAAGTCATAA
- a CDS encoding tRNA1(Val) (adenine(37)-N6)-methyltransferase translates to MRKEHISGIRAAVFAYFCAMGNDFFRFKQFEVKQGKTAMKVCTDSCLFGALLPCIDQNRTRILDIGTGTGLLSLMYAQRHADAQIDAIELDEAAFEQAKENFAVSPWPDRLTAIQADFRSYGSIEENNIAKYDLIFSNPPFFEGDLKSADNQRNQALHSTDLGFEGLVRNTEALLQPEGIFAVLIPFSRREEMIRIAKEYTLFPYLEYIVAHTQLHDYFRVIQLFSRKELENHVEEILIRDLKQQYSLKFRELLNPFYLYL, encoded by the coding sequence ATGCGCAAAGAGCACATTAGTGGGATAAGAGCGGCCGTATTTGCCTATTTTTGCGCCATGGGCAATGATTTTTTCAGGTTTAAACAGTTTGAGGTGAAGCAGGGAAAGACTGCTATGAAGGTCTGTACCGATTCCTGCCTGTTTGGCGCTTTATTGCCCTGTATTGATCAGAATCGTACCCGAATACTGGATATTGGCACCGGTACAGGACTTTTAAGCCTGATGTATGCCCAAAGGCACGCTGATGCTCAGATAGATGCAATAGAGCTGGATGAGGCGGCTTTTGAGCAGGCAAAGGAGAATTTTGCCGTCAGCCCCTGGCCGGATAGGTTGACAGCCATCCAGGCTGATTTTAGGTCGTATGGCAGCATAGAGGAAAATAATATTGCAAAATACGATCTGATATTTTCTAATCCGCCATTTTTTGAAGGCGACCTAAAATCCGCTGACAATCAAAGGAATCAGGCGCTGCATAGTACAGACCTGGGATTTGAGGGACTCGTCAGAAATACAGAAGCGCTACTACAGCCGGAAGGGATATTTGCGGTATTGATTCCTTTTAGCAGAAGAGAGGAGATGATCAGAATTGCGAAGGAGTATACACTGTTTCCTTATCTGGAATATATAGTTGCTCATACACAGTTGCATGATTATTTTAGGGTTATCCAACTGTTTTCCAGAAAAGAGCTTGAAAATCATGTGGAAGAGATCCTAATTAGAGATCTAAAACAACAATATTCCTTAAAGTTTAGGGAGTTACTGAATCCGTTCTATCTGTATTTGTAA
- the gatC gene encoding Asp-tRNA(Asn)/Glu-tRNA(Gln) amidotransferase subunit GatC, whose product MVEITDQLIDDLAHLSRLSFDAEEKEAIKSDMEQMVLFVEKLSEVDTTGVAPLLHITPNQNVFREDEVEGSISREEALKNVPKTDGTYILVPKVIKK is encoded by the coding sequence ATGGTAGAAATTACGGATCAACTTATTGATGATTTAGCCCATCTTTCCCGGCTCAGTTTTGATGCTGAAGAGAAGGAGGCGATCAAAAGTGATATGGAGCAAATGGTCCTTTTCGTGGAGAAGCTTAGTGAAGTAGACACAACTGGCGTTGCACCGCTATTGCATATTACCCCGAATCAAAACGTTTTCCGGGAAGATGAGGTGGAAGGCAGCATTTCCCGGGAGGAGGCTCTTAAAAACGTCCCTAAAACGGATGGCACCTATATTCTGGTGCCTAAAGTCATCAAAAAATAA
- a CDS encoding ABC transporter ATP-binding protein — protein MSGIIHLDKIEKQYFMGGHGIPILKGLSLDIYKNEYVALMGPSGSGKSTLMNILGCLDTPTGGTYILNGQDVSKMADDQLADIRNVEIGFVFQQFNLLPRLTAAENVALPLIYAGVGKEERIERAVAALEKVGLGDRSHHKSNEMSGGQIQRVAIARAIINNPAILLADEPTGNLDSKTSVEVMEIFSQIQAAGNTVVLVTHEEDIAEYAKRVIRLKDGIIESDQLNEHQTQTASAANI, from the coding sequence ATGTCAGGCATTATTCATTTGGACAAAATAGAGAAGCAGTATTTTATGGGCGGACATGGTATCCCTATCCTAAAAGGCTTATCCCTGGATATCTATAAGAATGAATACGTGGCACTTATGGGGCCTTCCGGTAGTGGCAAAAGTACCCTTATGAATATATTGGGTTGTCTGGATACACCAACAGGAGGAACCTATATCCTGAATGGCCAGGACGTCAGCAAAATGGCGGATGACCAGCTGGCCGATATCCGTAATGTAGAGATTGGTTTCGTATTCCAGCAGTTTAACCTTCTTCCAAGGTTAACTGCAGCAGAAAATGTCGCTTTACCACTGATCTATGCGGGTGTCGGAAAAGAAGAAAGGATTGAAAGAGCCGTAGCCGCACTTGAAAAAGTAGGCCTGGGAGACCGTAGCCATCATAAGTCCAATGAAATGAGCGGTGGTCAGATCCAGCGTGTGGCCATCGCCAGGGCGATCATCAATAATCCGGCTATTTTATTGGCAGATGAGCCGACCGGTAACCTGGACTCTAAAACATCTGTAGAAGTAATGGAGATCTTTTCACAGATCCAGGCTGCAGGTAATACTGTTGTACTGGTTACCCACGAGGAAGATATTGCGGAATACGCCAAAAGAGTCATCCGTTTAAAGGATGGCATTATAGAATCAGATCAGTTAAATGAGCATCAGACGCAGACGGCGTCAGCAGCAAATATATAA
- a CDS encoding cob(I)yrinic acid a,c-diamide adenosyltransferase has protein sequence MAKIYTRTGDQGKTGLIGGTRVSKGALQVECYGTLDELNAHLGLLICQLETTISRPMPILVRIQKHLFDMGAILALDPAKADKFNLPVVTSTDITTLELEIDEMNFHLPKMTHFILPGGHHVVAQAHIVRAVCRRAERLCVGYISQVKSSENSFVTKTYPIIIQYLNRLSDYFFVLSRYIGYLLNIRENKWVPES, from the coding sequence GTGGCAAAGATTTATACGAGAACAGGAGATCAGGGAAAAACAGGGTTAATAGGCGGTACGAGGGTGTCAAAGGGTGCATTACAGGTAGAATGTTACGGCACTTTAGATGAATTAAACGCACATTTGGGTCTTTTAATATGCCAGCTTGAGACAACGATTTCAAGGCCCATGCCCATTCTCGTCAGGATTCAGAAACATCTTTTTGATATGGGAGCCATTCTGGCACTGGATCCAGCAAAAGCAGATAAATTCAATTTACCGGTTGTTACTTCTACAGATATTACCACCCTGGAACTGGAAATCGATGAAATGAATTTCCACTTACCTAAAATGACTCATTTTATTCTGCCGGGCGGCCATCACGTAGTCGCACAGGCACATATTGTGAGAGCAGTCTGCAGAAGGGCAGAAAGGCTCTGTGTCGGGTATATCAGCCAGGTGAAATCAAGTGAAAATTCCTTTGTCACCAAGACTTATCCCATCATCATCCAATACCTCAACCGGCTCAGCGATTACTTTTTTGTATTAAGCCGTTATATCGGGTATTTACTGAATATACGGGAAAACAAATGGGTTCCCGAGTCGTAA
- a CDS encoding ABC transporter ATP-binding protein: protein MLKAVDIHKRYNQLEVLKGVSLEIQKGEIVSIVGSSGAGKSTLLHILGTLDSSDRGECYLNGQAFHQLKDKKLAAFRNKHIGFVFQFHHLLPEFTALENVCIPGWLAGYRKRDVENEAKRLLDTLGLSHRIDNKPHALSGGEQQRVAVARALINKPDIVFADEPTGNLDSHNAKELHDLFVDLRKQFNQTFLVVTHNEQLAEMSDRILKMSDGVIIEG from the coding sequence ATGCTAAAAGCCGTTGATATTCATAAGCGATATAACCAGTTAGAGGTGCTGAAAGGCGTCAGTTTGGAGATCCAAAAAGGGGAAATTGTTTCCATTGTTGGGTCTTCCGGTGCCGGGAAAAGCACCTTATTGCATATTTTGGGCACCCTGGACAGCAGTGACAGGGGAGAATGCTACCTGAACGGACAGGCATTTCACCAGTTAAAAGATAAGAAGCTGGCTGCATTCAGAAACAAGCACATTGGCTTCGTTTTTCAGTTCCATCACCTGTTGCCTGAATTTACCGCCCTGGAAAATGTCTGTATTCCTGGTTGGCTGGCGGGTTATCGTAAAAGGGATGTAGAAAATGAGGCTAAAAGATTATTAGATACTTTAGGTCTTTCACACAGAATAGATAATAAACCTCATGCGTTGAGCGGAGGAGAGCAACAACGGGTAGCTGTGGCCAGAGCGCTTATCAATAAACCCGATATAGTCTTTGCGGATGAACCGACAGGGAATCTTGATAGCCATAACGCAAAAGAACTGCACGATTTATTCGTGGATCTCCGAAAGCAGTTTAATCAGACTTTTTTGGTTGTCACCCATAATGAACAACTCGCAGAAATGAGCGACCGCATCCTGAAGATGAGTGATGGGGTGATTATAGAAGGTTAG
- a CDS encoding DUF2795 domain-containing protein: MFWTLELASYLEDAPWPASKDELIDFAIRSGAPIEVVENLQELEYEGEVYESIEDIWPDYPSQEDFMFNEDEY, encoded by the coding sequence ATGTTTTGGACTTTAGAATTAGCCAGCTACCTAGAAGATGCTCCCTGGCCCGCAAGCAAGGATGAGTTAATTGACTTCGCAATTCGTTCCGGCGCTCCAATTGAAGTGGTGGAAAATCTACAGGAGCTAGAATACGAAGGAGAAGTCTATGAAAGTATTGAAGACATATGGCCGGACTATCCCAGCCAAGAGGACTTCATGTTTAACGAAGACGAATATTAA
- a CDS encoding DUF6089 family protein, which yields MKNKFILPMVIAFCAMAVGASAQVLDFGQRSQIGVSVGVMNYSGFMNKTAFTLKESHPSFEAFYRYDIAKNFNVRATFMYGSLSKDNGPQLVEGGTDRAGQFKTNIFEVSVLPEYNFLDLTTHKVSPYVFVGGGFYALTGYQKNDADYDKPNNNGFNFRGGIGVRYLVNPNIQLFAEGSRREFSRSIDFYESTNSRSRYYSLMVGASFRLSNIKLEELW from the coding sequence ATGAAAAACAAATTTATATTACCGATGGTGATCGCCTTTTGTGCGATGGCAGTGGGTGCTTCGGCACAAGTGTTGGATTTTGGACAAAGAAGTCAGATTGGTGTAAGTGTTGGCGTGATGAACTACAGTGGTTTTATGAATAAGACCGCCTTTACCCTAAAGGAAAGTCATCCTAGTTTTGAAGCCTTTTATCGTTATGATATCGCCAAGAACTTTAATGTACGTGCTACCTTTATGTATGGCTCTCTGTCTAAAGATAATGGCCCGCAGTTAGTAGAAGGAGGCACTGATCGCGCCGGCCAGTTTAAGACAAATATCTTTGAAGTGTCTGTTTTACCGGAATATAATTTTCTGGACCTGACAACGCACAAAGTATCCCCTTATGTGTTTGTAGGTGGTGGCTTTTACGCATTGACAGGCTATCAGAAAAATGATGCCGATTATGATAAACCCAATAACAACGGGTTTAACTTCAGAGGCGGTATTGGTGTACGGTATCTGGTCAATCCAAACATACAGCTATTTGCCGAAGGTAGTAGAAGAGAGTTCTCCCGCAGTATTGATTTTTATGAGAGTACCAACAGCCGTAGCCGGTATTATTCTCTTATGGTGGGCGCTTCATTCCGTTTGAGCAATATAAAACTGGAAGAGCTCTGGTAA
- the porN gene encoding type IX secretion system ring subunit PorN/GldN produces the protein MRKLILLLICAVTWAGYAEAQSAYDTPPVKKRTSVPPQDTTELPDNGSYEAGSTSDTSGLLANLPIEVIKDSSGNELINGPKESMRRDNILADDAGDSTATPLPYTPLYSTDALYRVRVWRVIDARDRANLPYFYNSSIDGENTTRLINVMIDAIKNDSVQAFSPIDDRFTTPISFDQAMAAFGGGTDTSASYDLDGNIVGYQVRQKAISADSIYKYRVKEEWVFNKRDGKTYVRILGIAPLLNYTMSTGEVMDNSEHAAFWIYYPDLRTKLVRTLIPNPLNGGGRLSWEQVFENRLFKSTIIKSSLDAANGFTKWPLTASQAGQIQKELNNLSKRMWEKPSASR, from the coding sequence ATGAGAAAGTTGATTTTATTATTGATATGTGCAGTGACATGGGCCGGTTATGCAGAAGCACAGTCCGCCTATGATACACCACCCGTGAAGAAAAGAACAAGCGTGCCGCCTCAGGACACAACTGAACTGCCGGATAACGGCAGCTATGAGGCAGGCTCCACCAGTGATACCAGTGGATTACTGGCAAATTTACCGATAGAGGTGATCAAAGACTCATCGGGTAATGAGTTGATCAATGGCCCGAAGGAATCTATGAGAAGGGATAATATCCTGGCCGATGATGCAGGAGACAGCACAGCAACGCCGCTGCCATATACGCCGCTCTATTCTACAGATGCCTTATACAGGGTCAGGGTATGGCGGGTGATCGATGCCAGAGATCGGGCAAACCTGCCTTATTTCTACAACTCATCTATTGATGGAGAGAATACGACCAGACTCATTAATGTGATGATCGATGCGATCAAAAATGACAGCGTTCAGGCCTTTAGTCCTATAGACGACCGTTTTACGACCCCGATCAGTTTTGACCAGGCGATGGCTGCCTTCGGCGGGGGAACAGATACCTCGGCATCCTATGACCTGGATGGTAATATTGTCGGATATCAGGTCCGCCAGAAAGCGATTTCTGCCGATTCAATATATAAGTACAGGGTTAAAGAAGAGTGGGTATTTAATAAAAGAGACGGCAAAACCTATGTCAGAATATTAGGTATCGCCCCGCTTTTAAATTACACCATGTCTACAGGAGAAGTAATGGATAATAGTGAGCACGCTGCTTTCTGGATCTATTATCCTGACTTGCGTACCAAACTTGTCAGAACCTTGATTCCCAATCCGCTCAATGGAGGAGGAAGACTTAGCTGGGAGCAGGTATTTGAAAATCGGTTATTCAAAAGTACGATTATAAAATCCTCACTGGATGCGGCCAATGGATTTACAAAATGGCCGCTTACCGCATCCCAGGCAGGCCAGATTCAAAAAGAACTCAATAATCTTAGTAAACGTATGTGGGAGAAACCTTCTGCATCAAGATAA